A genome region from Pseudomonas anguilliseptica includes the following:
- a CDS encoding D-2-hydroxyacid dehydrogenase encodes MCILIAEGEHRRYAALLREQAPGLEVFGSDQLGDLQLQASTCPVWLGQPDLLAALLRQGARPQWLQSTWAGITPLLAADLPTDYRLSRAVGIFGQVMAEYVLCHLLAHERQLLARLAAQVEQHWDNRLPRSLAGRKVLVVGTGDIGLSVAQFLVPFGMQLLGIASSSRNLPPFRQVAGLDELPSLVGEADYLINLLPDTPATRDIYDAALFAACKPSALFINAGRGVAVVDQALVSALQQGQLAGAVIDVCREEPLPAGHPFWDAPRLLLTGHSAAPTDPHLLVKLFVDNLARWQVGSALRGQVDFVRGY; translated from the coding sequence TTGTGCATACTGATCGCTGAGGGCGAGCATCGCCGCTATGCCGCGCTGTTGCGTGAGCAGGCGCCTGGGTTGGAAGTGTTCGGCAGCGACCAGCTGGGCGATTTGCAGCTTCAGGCATCAACCTGTCCTGTGTGGCTGGGTCAGCCTGACCTGTTGGCTGCCTTGCTGCGCCAAGGCGCTCGGCCGCAATGGCTGCAATCGACCTGGGCAGGCATCACGCCCTTGTTGGCCGCTGATTTGCCAACCGATTACCGCCTGAGCCGCGCCGTGGGCATCTTCGGTCAGGTGATGGCTGAGTATGTGCTGTGCCACCTGCTGGCCCACGAGCGTCAGTTGCTGGCGCGTTTGGCCGCCCAGGTCGAGCAGCACTGGGACAATCGCCTACCGCGCAGCCTGGCCGGGCGTAAGGTGCTGGTCGTCGGCACCGGTGATATTGGTCTGAGCGTGGCGCAGTTTCTCGTGCCGTTCGGCATGCAGTTGCTGGGCATTGCCAGCAGCTCGCGCAATCTGCCGCCGTTCCGTCAGGTGGCAGGGCTCGACGAACTACCGAGCCTGGTGGGTGAGGCCGATTACCTGATCAACCTGCTGCCGGATACTCCGGCTACCCGCGATATCTATGACGCGGCGCTGTTCGCCGCCTGCAAGCCCAGCGCGCTGTTTATCAATGCCGGGCGCGGTGTTGCAGTGGTCGATCAGGCACTGGTCAGCGCCTTGCAGCAAGGGCAACTGGCGGGTGCGGTGATCGATGTCTGCCGTGAAGAGCCACTGCCTGCTGGTCATCCATTCTGGGATGCGCCGCGTCTGCTGCTGACTGGGCACAGTGCTGCGCCGACTGATCCTCATCTATTGGTGAAGTTGTTTGTCGATAACCTGGCGCGCTGGCAGGTAGGTTCAGCACTACGCGGGCAGGTGGACTTTGTCCGTGGTTATTAA
- a CDS encoding YcgL domain-containing protein, whose translation MKRICSIYKSPRKNEMYLYVLRSDGLKRVPEALLSAFGPPALAFELILTPERQLAREDIHKVLANLDEQGYHLQMPPPEDEYIEHLPDELLRRNDPV comes from the coding sequence GTGAAACGTATCTGCTCAATCTACAAAAGCCCGCGCAAGAACGAGATGTACCTCTACGTACTGCGCAGCGATGGCCTCAAGCGTGTGCCAGAAGCGCTGTTGAGCGCCTTCGGCCCCCCGGCTCTGGCCTTCGAATTGATCCTCACCCCCGAGCGCCAACTGGCCCGCGAGGACATCCACAAGGTGCTGGCCAACCTCGACGAGCAGGGTTACCACCTGCAAATGCCGCCACCGGAAGATGAGTACATCGAGCACCTGCCCGATGAACTGCTGCGCCGTAACGATCCGGTCTGA
- the rnd gene encoding ribonuclease D produces the protein MAIDIQWIGDDASLAQHCATWRSLTFVAVDTEFMRVDTFYPIAGLLQVSEGERAYLIDPLLISDWTPFAGLLQDPAVVKVLHACSEDLEVFLRLTGSLPTPLFDTQLAAGYLNLGFSMGYSRLVQAVLNIELPKGETRSDWLQRPLSATQVSYAAEDVLHLAEVYAQLKAQLSAEKYAWVLEDGAELVGNLKREVDPELAYREAKLAWKLSRQQLAVLKTLCTWREEQARKRNQPRNRIIREHSLWPLARTQPDNLVALARIEDMHPKTVRQDGEFILQLIKQAAATPPEHWPEALPEPLPLEVGSLLKNLRAIGLREGERLNIAPELMLRKKTLEALLKTGYPNGPYQLPESLRGWRRELMGQALLNCLAATGESA, from the coding sequence GTGGCGATTGATATTCAGTGGATTGGTGATGACGCCAGCCTGGCGCAGCATTGTGCAACCTGGCGCAGCTTGACGTTTGTCGCGGTGGATACCGAGTTTATGCGGGTCGACACCTTTTATCCGATTGCCGGCCTGCTGCAGGTCAGCGAGGGCGAGCGAGCGTACCTGATCGATCCGCTGCTGATCAGCGACTGGACGCCCTTTGCCGGGCTGCTGCAAGACCCTGCAGTGGTCAAGGTGCTGCACGCCTGCAGCGAGGACCTGGAAGTCTTTCTGCGCCTGACCGGCAGCCTGCCTACGCCGCTGTTCGACACCCAACTGGCCGCCGGTTATCTCAACCTGGGTTTCTCCATGGGTTACTCGCGCCTGGTGCAGGCGGTGCTGAATATCGAACTGCCCAAGGGCGAGACCCGCTCCGACTGGCTGCAGCGACCGTTGTCGGCCACTCAGGTCAGCTATGCCGCCGAAGACGTGCTGCACCTGGCTGAGGTGTATGCGCAGCTCAAGGCGCAGCTGTCAGCCGAGAAGTACGCCTGGGTGCTGGAAGACGGCGCCGAGCTGGTCGGCAATCTCAAACGCGAAGTCGATCCCGAACTGGCCTACCGCGAAGCCAAGCTGGCCTGGAAACTCTCCCGGCAACAGCTGGCGGTGTTGAAAACGCTGTGCACCTGGCGTGAAGAGCAGGCGCGTAAACGCAATCAGCCACGCAACCGGATTATCCGCGAGCATTCGTTGTGGCCACTGGCGCGCACCCAGCCGGATAACCTGGTGGCGCTGGCGCGGATCGAGGATATGCACCCGAAAACCGTGCGTCAGGACGGCGAATTTATTCTGCAACTGATCAAGCAGGCGGCTGCCACTCCGCCTGAGCATTGGCCTGAAGCGCTGCCGGAGCCTTTGCCGCTGGAAGTAGGGTCACTGCTGAAAAATCTGCGTGCCATTGGCCTGCGAGAGGGTGAACGCCTGAACATCGCCCCTGAGCTGATGCTGCGCAAGAAAACCCTCGAAGCCCTGCTGAAAACCGGCTATCCCAATGGGCCGTACCAGCTGCCGGAGTCGCTGCGCGGCTGGCGGCGTGAATTGATGGGCCAGGCGCTGTTGAATTGCCTGGCTGCAACCGGAGAGTCCGCGTGA
- a CDS encoding SMP-30/gluconolactonase/LRE family protein, which produces MKKLLGLLVALIAAAAIYLAITPSPIDPLAWEAPAIPPMTGVLEPNDTLMKAELLGRGQVHGPEDTAVDAQGQVYSGLHDGRIVRIKADGSVETFVDTQGRPLGMDFDAAGNLIVADAYKGLLSIDAQGQIKVLTTEAEGVPFKFTDDLDIARDGTIYFSDASQRFEQPDYLLDLLEARPWGRLLSYNPTNGETKVLLKDLYFANGVALSANEDFVLVNETYRYRITRYWLSGDKAGTHDIFIDNLPGLPDNLQGDRNGTFWVALPTPRKADADMLHRSPWAKSQLAKLPRAFWPKAVPYGFAIALNEQGEITQSLHDTSGTHLRMITSVKPVGDYLYFGSLDNDRIGKLKIR; this is translated from the coding sequence ATGAAGAAACTGCTTGGCCTGCTTGTGGCCTTGATTGCTGCGGCGGCGATCTACCTCGCCATCACGCCCAGCCCGATTGATCCACTGGCCTGGGAAGCCCCGGCCATCCCGCCGATGACCGGCGTACTGGAACCCAACGATACCTTGATGAAGGCCGAACTGCTCGGCCGTGGCCAGGTGCATGGCCCGGAAGACACGGCGGTGGATGCCCAGGGGCAGGTGTACAGCGGCCTGCATGACGGCCGCATCGTGCGCATCAAGGCTGATGGCAGTGTAGAAACCTTCGTCGACACCCAGGGCCGCCCGCTGGGCATGGACTTTGACGCCGCCGGCAACCTGATCGTCGCCGACGCCTACAAGGGCTTGCTCAGCATCGATGCCCAGGGCCAGATCAAGGTACTGACCACTGAAGCCGAAGGCGTGCCGTTCAAGTTCACCGACGATCTGGATATCGCCCGCGACGGCACCATCTACTTCAGCGATGCCAGCCAGCGCTTCGAACAACCTGACTACCTGCTCGACCTGCTCGAAGCTCGCCCCTGGGGCCGCCTGCTCAGCTACAACCCGACCAACGGCGAAACCAAGGTGCTGCTCAAGGACCTGTACTTCGCCAACGGTGTGGCGCTGTCGGCCAATGAGGACTTCGTGCTGGTCAACGAAACCTACCGTTACCGCATCACCCGTTACTGGCTGAGCGGCGACAAGGCAGGCACCCACGACATCTTTATCGACAACCTACCGGGCCTGCCGGACAACCTGCAGGGCGACCGCAACGGGACCTTCTGGGTGGCTCTGCCAACCCCGCGCAAGGCCGACGCCGACATGCTGCACCGCTCGCCCTGGGCGAAATCACAGCTGGCCAAACTGCCCCGCGCCTTCTGGCCCAAGGCCGTGCCTTACGGCTTTGCCATCGCCCTCAATGAACAAGGCGAAATCACCCAGAGCCTGCACGACACCAGCGGCACCCACCTGCGCATGATCACTTCAGTCAAGCCGGTGGGCGACTACCTATACTTCGGCAGCCTGGATAATGATCGGATTGGAAAGCTAAAGATTCGCTAA
- a CDS encoding spermidine synthase, translating to MKRFVLLDTAPIPDGSGALCLFEYGEDFVIKIAGGDGGQLMNTRMHGSEDALAAIPCKKVAGRPDSRVLIGGLGMGFTLAAALQNLGKTAEVEVAELVPGVVEWNRGPLGAKAGYPILDPRTRVIQDDVANCLKNAEQRYDAIMLDVDNGPEGLTQKRNSWLYSAQGLQRCYQALRNKGVLAVWSASADRVFSDKVRKAGFKVEEVQVYAHGNKGTRHTIWIAEKIK from the coding sequence ATGAAGCGTTTTGTACTGCTCGATACCGCCCCGATTCCCGATGGCTCGGGCGCTTTGTGCCTGTTCGAGTACGGCGAGGACTTCGTCATCAAGATCGCCGGTGGCGATGGCGGTCAGTTGATGAATACGCGCATGCACGGCTCCGAAGATGCGCTGGCGGCGATTCCCTGCAAGAAGGTTGCGGGTCGCCCCGACTCACGGGTGCTGATTGGCGGCCTGGGCATGGGCTTTACCCTTGCTGCCGCCTTGCAGAATCTGGGCAAGACTGCCGAAGTGGAAGTCGCCGAGCTGGTGCCAGGGGTGGTGGAGTGGAACCGTGGCCCGCTGGGGGCCAAGGCCGGTTACCCCATCCTTGATCCGCGTACCCGCGTGATTCAGGACGACGTGGCCAACTGCCTGAAAAACGCCGAGCAGCGTTATGACGCGATCATGCTGGATGTCGACAACGGCCCCGAAGGCCTGACCCAGAAACGCAACAGCTGGCTGTATTCCGCCCAGGGCCTGCAACGCTGTTACCAGGCATTGCGCAACAAGGGGGTACTGGCGGTGTGGTCGGCCAGCGCTGACCGGGTATTCAGCGACAAGGTGCGCAAGGCCGGCTTTAAGGTAGAAGAAGTACAGGTCTACGCCCATGGCAACAAGGGCACCCGGCATACCATCTGGATCGCCGAAAAGATCAAATAG
- a CDS encoding sulfurtransferase, producing the protein MPLAQLITAAQLQQRLVEPDLLILDCRFALDDLTYGQRSYADGHIPGAQFADLERDLSGPIHKGVTGRHPLPEPAQLLNRLREWGLHTHSDVVLYDDGPGAFAARAWWLLAWLGKSAGVYLLDGGLKAWREAGGALTQDLPTPTPGIFSGNADASLLVSAAQLQERLGDSQLTLLDARGLPRFRGEVEPIDPVAGHIPGAQCAAFTDNLDSDGHFLSPEQLRQRFAAQLGERPATGLAAYCGSGVTACHNLFALCLAGYPLAPLYAGSWSEWITDPARPVATGD; encoded by the coding sequence ATGCCCCTCGCCCAACTGATCACTGCTGCGCAACTGCAGCAGCGCCTTGTCGAACCCGACCTGCTGATTCTCGATTGCCGCTTTGCCCTCGACGATCTGACCTACGGGCAGCGCAGCTACGCCGACGGGCATATCCCCGGGGCGCAGTTTGCCGATCTGGAGCGCGACCTGTCCGGGCCGATCCACAAAGGCGTCACCGGCCGTCATCCCCTGCCAGAGCCCGCACAACTGCTAAATCGCCTGCGTGAGTGGGGCCTGCACACTCACAGTGACGTGGTGCTGTACGACGACGGCCCCGGCGCCTTTGCCGCTCGTGCCTGGTGGCTGCTGGCCTGGCTGGGTAAAAGTGCAGGCGTGTACCTGCTTGATGGCGGCCTCAAGGCCTGGCGCGAAGCCGGCGGAGCCTTGACCCAGGACCTGCCCACGCCCACACCCGGCATTTTCAGCGGCAACGCCGACGCCAGCCTGCTGGTCAGCGCCGCGCAGCTGCAAGAGCGCCTCGGTGATAGCCAACTAACCCTGCTGGATGCCCGCGGCTTGCCGCGTTTCAGGGGCGAAGTCGAACCCATCGATCCAGTCGCCGGGCATATCCCAGGCGCGCAGTGTGCGGCGTTCACCGACAACCTCGACAGCGACGGCCACTTTCTCAGCCCAGAGCAGCTGCGCCAGCGCTTTGCCGCGCAACTCGGTGAGCGCCCAGCTACGGGCCTGGCGGCCTATTGCGGCTCAGGCGTAACGGCCTGTCATAACCTATTTGCCCTGTGCCTGGCTGGCTATCCGCTGGCACCACTGTATGCCGGCTCCTGGAGCGAATGGATCACTGACCCAGCTCGCCCAGTGGCCACGGGGGACTGA
- a CDS encoding response regulator, which translates to MTALCTALPEQLSLLLVDDHRIFLDGLSLALAPLCADLQIHTAESAAAAEACLQHATFDLILLDLRLPDMPGLELLQRWQQQGRMTPVAILSASDSNLDAQAALTAGALGFIPKSANSDELRQAVTRVLLGETLPVPQAGDKPQLTPRQMEILQLLAEGLPNKSISRQLGVSEDTVKTHLKSLFQEFSVHTRTACVSAARQRGWL; encoded by the coding sequence ATGACTGCACTCTGCACTGCCTTGCCCGAACAGCTCAGCCTGTTGCTGGTGGATGACCACCGGATCTTTCTCGATGGCCTCAGCCTGGCCCTCGCCCCGCTCTGCGCCGACCTGCAGATTCACACCGCCGAATCCGCTGCTGCGGCCGAAGCCTGCCTGCAACACGCCACCTTCGACCTGATTCTGCTCGACCTACGCCTGCCCGATATGCCGGGTCTGGAGTTGCTGCAACGCTGGCAACAGCAAGGCCGCATGACCCCGGTGGCAATCCTGAGCGCCAGTGACTCCAATCTGGACGCCCAGGCCGCACTGACAGCCGGTGCGCTGGGCTTTATTCCGAAAAGCGCCAATAGCGATGAACTGCGCCAGGCAGTAACCCGCGTACTGCTGGGTGAAACCCTGCCCGTGCCGCAGGCGGGCGACAAACCACAGCTCACACCCCGGCAGATGGAAATCCTCCAGCTGCTCGCCGAAGGCTTGCCGAACAAGTCCATCAGCCGTCAGCTGGGCGTTTCCGAGGACACGGTGAAAACCCATCTGAAATCACTGTTTCAGGAGTTTTCCGTACATACCCGCACGGCCTGCGTCAGTGCGGCGCGGCAACGGGGCTGGCTCTGA
- a CDS encoding hybrid sensor histidine kinase/response regulator, with product MSLERQEALLLAQQRRGYRRLCFTGVLEDEFVEHRVQRIRRRLLLIISTAVIFQLVYAALDLLLLPLNASLVTLPVRLLGIVGALLSFFYCRRPQSPPRRALLVYVAAYALNGVCVAVIIHLCWSLGVAMPYDGLFLVLLFGYVLLGVSFRAVSLASWGVCGLFLWLGFFATGGSVALGYQGLFLFCANLIGSVGAYLQEHGQRGAWLNLRLLDLARQRAEADDARKLRLLAAASHDLRQPLNAMGLYAQHLLEQNQDPGVHRISSRLAIAVEQLSRLLQSLFDYTRLTLPGGVQAKPQVFALRPLLARLSGESRTEADAQGVELQLQCAELWVRSDPLLLERVLRNLLSNALRHAQARQVWLHARVEQGVVQLEVGDDGQGLSEAEQSQVFEEFRQLDNPGRNAERGLGLGLAIVQQLAQLLGHPLRLDSSPGAGARFILQLPQAEAGEWQAPAAVAAALNGRVLLLEDDAAGREALSGLLQRWGCAVWACADPAEALQCLPEAQPQVLISDYRLAATEDGLRVIERLREEAGRMLPALLITADVSADLQERCTRAHVTLLGKPLLPARLRQALAVLLPAELRASPVAAPH from the coding sequence GTGAGCCTGGAACGTCAGGAAGCGCTGCTATTGGCCCAGCAGCGCCGCGGTTATCGCCGACTGTGTTTTACCGGTGTGCTGGAAGACGAGTTTGTCGAACACCGGGTACAGCGTATCCGTCGCCGTCTGCTGCTGATCATCAGCACGGCAGTGATCTTTCAGCTGGTCTACGCCGCCCTCGATCTGTTGTTGCTGCCCCTCAATGCCAGCCTTGTGACCTTGCCAGTGCGACTATTGGGCATAGTCGGTGCGCTGCTGTCCTTCTTCTATTGCCGCCGGCCCCAGAGTCCGCCGCGCCGCGCGCTACTGGTCTATGTGGCTGCTTACGCCCTTAACGGCGTTTGCGTCGCCGTGATCATTCATCTGTGCTGGAGTCTGGGCGTGGCCATGCCCTATGACGGGCTGTTTCTGGTGCTGCTGTTTGGTTACGTGCTGCTCGGGGTATCGTTTCGAGCCGTCAGCCTGGCGTCCTGGGGCGTGTGCGGACTGTTCCTCTGGCTGGGGTTTTTCGCCACCGGCGGCAGTGTGGCGCTGGGTTATCAGGGCTTGTTTCTGTTCTGTGCCAACCTGATCGGCAGTGTCGGTGCCTACCTGCAGGAGCATGGCCAGCGCGGCGCCTGGCTCAACCTGCGTTTGCTCGATCTGGCGCGGCAGCGCGCCGAAGCCGACGATGCGCGCAAGCTGCGCCTGCTGGCAGCCGCCAGCCATGATCTGCGCCAACCGCTCAACGCCATGGGCCTGTATGCCCAGCACCTGCTGGAGCAGAACCAGGACCCCGGCGTGCACCGCATCAGCAGTCGTCTGGCGATTGCCGTGGAGCAGCTCAGCCGGCTGCTGCAGTCGCTGTTCGATTACACCCGCCTGACTCTGCCCGGTGGGGTGCAGGCCAAGCCGCAGGTATTTGCCTTGCGCCCCTTGCTGGCGCGCCTGAGCGGTGAAAGCCGCACCGAGGCCGACGCCCAGGGTGTCGAGTTGCAACTGCAATGCGCGGAACTCTGGGTACGCAGTGACCCGCTGCTGTTGGAGCGTGTGCTGCGCAACCTGCTGAGCAACGCGTTGCGTCACGCCCAGGCGCGGCAAGTCTGGCTGCATGCCCGCGTGGAGCAGGGCGTGGTGCAGCTGGAGGTCGGTGACGATGGACAGGGCTTGAGTGAAGCAGAGCAGAGTCAGGTATTCGAAGAATTTCGCCAGCTGGACAACCCTGGACGCAATGCCGAGCGTGGTCTGGGCCTGGGCCTGGCCATCGTTCAGCAATTGGCGCAGCTGCTCGGGCATCCGCTGCGGCTCGACTCCAGCCCAGGCGCGGGCGCACGCTTTATCCTGCAACTGCCGCAGGCTGAAGCCGGTGAGTGGCAAGCTCCCGCAGCCGTTGCCGCGGCATTGAATGGACGGGTGCTATTGCTGGAAGACGATGCTGCTGGTCGGGAGGCGCTGTCCGGTTTGCTGCAGCGTTGGGGGTGCGCAGTCTGGGCCTGCGCCGATCCAGCCGAGGCTTTGCAGTGTCTGCCCGAGGCGCAGCCGCAGGTGCTGATCAGCGACTATCGCCTGGCAGCCACCGAGGACGGTTTGCGTGTTATCGAACGCTTGCGTGAAGAGGCCGGACGCATGCTGCCAGCCTTACTGATTACCGCGGACGTCAGCGCCGACCTGCAGGAGCGCTGCACTCGCGCCCATGTCACCTTGCTCGGTAAACCGCTGTTGCCGGCCCGTTTGCGTCAGGCCTTGGCGGTGCTGTTACCGGCAGAGCTCAGAGCCAGCCCCGTTGCCGCGCCGCACTGA
- a CDS encoding lipase secretion chaperone: MALSLRSTVALLLLAGSVAGLTLYWQWPATAVAVAPAAAVTVTTPLAAAPSPLLPVAKPDTAAASAPASLPGLQGTDVDGELKADSAGNLQLNLALRDYLDYFLSAADQAGLETVVEVMLADARGRLPEPALGQFIGLLGDYMDYKRASLALLQQPLSSAQQSPPDGQLVALQRAFEQLAQLRRAHFSSAATEALFGAEEAYGRYTLDNLALMARDDLSEHGKTLAQERLRAQLPEAMRASEERQIQAQALQAQTDKLWQEGASEEQVRQLLALTYDPPTVERLLSEQRNERAWQQRYATYQQELAALQGNGLSAADQQQEQQRLRQRLFSAEDQHRVETYDAIAAKQQDNQPPEL; this comes from the coding sequence ATGGCCCTGTCGTTGCGCTCAACTGTTGCTCTTTTGCTACTGGCCGGCAGCGTTGCCGGCCTTACGCTTTACTGGCAGTGGCCTGCCACTGCTGTAGCCGTCGCGCCTGCTGCAGCGGTTACCGTCACGACTCCTCTTGCCGCCGCACCTAGCCCGCTGTTGCCAGTCGCCAAGCCAGATACCGCTGCGGCTAGCGCGCCGGCAAGCCTGCCGGGTTTGCAAGGCACCGACGTGGATGGCGAGCTGAAGGCGGATAGCGCCGGCAATCTGCAGCTGAATCTGGCGCTGCGCGATTATCTGGATTACTTCCTCAGCGCCGCCGATCAAGCCGGGCTGGAAACCGTGGTTGAAGTGATGTTGGCCGATGCGCGCGGACGTTTGCCAGAGCCTGCCCTGGGGCAGTTTATCGGCCTGCTCGGCGACTATATGGATTACAAGCGCGCCAGCCTGGCGCTGCTGCAGCAACCCTTGAGCAGTGCCCAGCAAAGCCCCCCCGATGGCCAGCTGGTTGCCTTGCAGCGAGCCTTCGAGCAGTTGGCGCAGCTACGCCGGGCACACTTCTCCAGTGCGGCGACCGAGGCCCTGTTCGGCGCCGAGGAAGCCTACGGCCGTTACACCCTGGACAACCTGGCGCTGATGGCTCGTGACGATCTGAGCGAGCACGGCAAAACCCTGGCGCAGGAGCGTTTACGTGCTCAACTCCCTGAAGCCATGCGTGCCAGTGAAGAGCGCCAGATCCAAGCGCAGGCCTTGCAGGCTCAGACTGACAAGCTTTGGCAGGAAGGCGCCAGCGAAGAGCAGGTGCGCCAGCTGCTTGCCTTGACCTATGATCCGCCCACGGTCGAACGTCTGCTCAGCGAGCAGCGCAACGAGCGCGCCTGGCAACAACGTTATGCCACCTACCAGCAGGAACTTGCCGCCTTGCAGGGCAATGGCCTCAGTGCGGCGGATCAGCAACAGGAGCAGCAGCGTTTGCGCCAGCGTCTATTCAGCGCCGAAGATCAGCACCGGGTGGAAACCTATGACGCCATTGCCGCCAAGCAGCAGGACAATCAACCGCCCGAGTTGTAG
- a CDS encoding IS5 family transposase, producing MKQMTFADAEYAGKRKQTRKELFLIEMDQVVPWKGLIALIEPHYPKGEGGRPAYPLMAMLRVHLMQNWFGYSDPAMEESLYETTILRQFAGLSLERIPDETTILNFRRLLEKHELAAGILAVINGYLGDRGLSLRQGTIVDATLINAPSSTKNKDGKRDPEMHQTKKGNQYYFGMKAHIGVDDESGLVHSVVGTAANVADVTQVDKLLHGKENMVGADAGYTGVEKRPEHEGREVIWQIAARRSTYNTLSKRSALYKAKRKIEKAKAQVRAKVEHPFRVIKRQFGYVKTRFRGLAKNTAQLVTLFALSNLWMARRHLLTNAGEVRL from the coding sequence ATGAAGCAGATGACCTTCGCCGACGCCGAGTACGCCGGCAAGCGCAAGCAAACCCGCAAAGAGCTGTTCCTGATCGAGATGGATCAGGTTGTGCCGTGGAAGGGTTTGATTGCCTTGATCGAACCGCATTACCCCAAGGGTGAAGGCGGACGTCCAGCCTATCCGCTGATGGCGATGTTACGGGTTCATTTGATGCAGAACTGGTTCGGCTACAGCGACCCGGCGATGGAGGAGTCTCTGTACGAGACCACCATCCTGCGCCAGTTTGCGGGTCTGAGCCTGGAGCGCATTCCCGACGAAACCACCATCCTCAACTTCCGCCGATTGCTGGAGAAACACGAACTGGCTGCGGGCATCTTGGCCGTCATCAATGGCTATTTGGGTGACCGCGGTTTGTCATTGCGCCAAGGCACCATCGTCGATGCCACGCTGATCAATGCGCCGAGTTCGACCAAGAACAAGGACGGTAAGCGTGACCCGGAAATGCACCAGACCAAGAAGGGAAACCAGTATTACTTCGGCATGAAGGCGCACATCGGCGTCGATGACGAGTCGGGTTTAGTGCATAGCGTGGTCGGCACGGCAGCCAATGTTGCAGACGTTACTCAGGTCGACAAGCTGCTACACGGCAAAGAAAACATGGTGGGTGCCGACGCGGGTTACACCGGCGTAGAGAAGCGGCCAGAACATGAAGGCCGTGAAGTGATCTGGCAGATCGCAGCCCGCCGCAGTACGTACAACACGTTGAGTAAGCGCAGCGCGCTGTACAAAGCCAAGCGCAAGATCGAGAAGGCCAAGGCGCAAGTTCGCGCCAAGGTCGAGCACCCGTTCCGGGTGATCAAGCGTCAGTTCGGTTATGTGAAGACGCGTTTCCGTGGCCTGGCCAAAAACACCGCACAACTGGTAACGCTGTTCGCCCTGTCGAACCTGTGGATGGCCCGTCGACATTTGCTGACGAATGCAGGAGAGGTGCGCCTGTAA
- a CDS encoding esterase/lipase family protein, with product MRRVITSALAVCALVGAVEAQANYTKTKYPIVLVHGVTGFDTIGGLINYFHTIPWNLERDGAKVYVASVSALNDSEQRGAALAKQIVPWAGANGGKVNLIGHSQGSPTSRVAASLRPDLVASVTSVNGVNKGSKVADVLRGVIPPNSAIEGGANALANALGAVINLMSGSSNPQSGIDALKTLGKP from the coding sequence ATGCGTCGCGTTATTACTTCTGCTCTCGCTGTATGCGCCCTGGTGGGCGCGGTTGAGGCCCAGGCCAACTACACCAAGACCAAATACCCGATCGTACTGGTACACGGGGTGACCGGCTTCGATACCATCGGCGGTCTGATCAACTACTTCCACACCATCCCCTGGAACCTCGAGCGCGATGGCGCCAAGGTCTATGTCGCCAGTGTTTCGGCTCTGAATGACAGCGAGCAGCGCGGCGCCGCATTGGCTAAGCAGATTGTGCCGTGGGCCGGAGCCAATGGCGGCAAGGTCAACCTTATCGGCCATAGCCAGGGCTCGCCAACCTCGCGCGTCGCGGCCTCGCTGCGCCCGGATCTGGTGGCCTCGGTAACCTCGGTCAACGGGGTGAACAAAGGCTCGAAAGTCGCCGACGTACTGCGTGGCGTGATCCCGCCGAACAGCGCCATTGAAGGCGGTGCCAATGCCCTGGCCAATGCTCTGGGTGCGGTAATCAATCTGATGTCCGGCAGCAGCAACCCGCAGAGCGGCATCGATGCGCTGAAAACCTTAGGGAAACCCTGA